The nucleotide sequence CGCGCCGATTGCGATCGCCGCCACGATCCAGCCGACGTTGCCGATGCCGGGGAGGAACAGCGTGGCGATGACCGCGATGCCCATGCCGAACGCCGCCCACAGATTGCCGGAGCGCGCGGTGGCCGGCGAGCTCAGGCGGCGCAGGCCGAGGATGAACAGGATCGCCGCCGCCAGATAGGCGAGATGAACCGCGGTCGGCACCTCGTGCTCGGTCACTTCTTGACCCGCGGCTTGCCCTTGAACATTTCGAGCATTCGATCGGTGACCACGAAACCGCCGGCCAGATTCATGGCGCCGAAGACGACGGCCGCGAACCCCAGCGCGAACTCGACCGGATGGTGCGCGTTGCCGAGCACCAGGATGCCGCCCACCACCACGATGCCGTGGATGGCGTTGGTGCCGGACATGAGCGGGGTGTGCAGCACCACCGGCACCTTGGAGATCACCTCGAAGCCCACGAACACCGCCAGCACGAAGACGTAGATCTCGGTGAGGAGCTGGGTGCTCACGAGCGCGCTCCCGCGGCCGCCGCCGACGGCGCGCCCGACGAAGCCGCGGCTTCGGCCGGCCGCGTCACGCAAGTGTCGCGCGTGATCTCGTCGTTCCAGTCGAGCTTGAGCTGCCCGTCCTTGACGAGATGCAGCAGCAGCGCGCTGACGTTGCGCGCGTACATCTGGCTGGCGTGAGTCGGCATTTGCGCCACCAGATTGAGCGGCGAGCGGATCATCACGCCGTGCTTCACCACGTCGCGCCCCGGTTCGGTCAGCTCGCAGTTGCCGCCCGATTCGCCGGCCAGATCCACGATCACCGAACCGCGCCGCATCGCCTGCACCATCGCGGCGGTCACCAACACCGGTGCGCGCCGGCCCGGCACCACCGCAGTGGTGATGACGGCGTCGCTCTGCTGCACGTGCTTCGCCACCAGCTCGCGCTCGCGCGTCTTCTGCTCCTCGGAGAGCTCCTTGGCGTAGCCGCCGGCCGCGACGTGCGATTCGTCGGCCTGATCGGCGGCGACGAAGGTGGCGCCGAGGCTCTGCACTTCTTCGCGCACCGCCGGGCGGATGTCGAACGCCGAGACTACCGCGCCGAGCCGGCGCGAGGTCGCGATCGCCTGGAGACCGGCGACGCCGGCGCCCAGCACGAACACCTTGGCCGGCGCCACGGTGCCGGCGGCGGTCATCAGCAGCGGAAAGAATCGCGGCAGCGCGTCGGCGGCGAGCAGCGCCGCCTTGTAGCCGGCCACCGTGCTCATCGACGACAGCACATCCATCTTCTGCGCGCGCGAGATGCGCGGCAGCTTCTCGAGCGCGAAGGCGATGATGCGCCGCGCCGCGAGTCGCTCGAACAGC is from Candidatus Sulfotelmatobacter sp. and encodes:
- a CDS encoding NAD(P)(+) transhydrogenase (Re/Si-specific) subunit beta gives rise to the protein MTEHEVPTAVHLAYLAAAILFILGLRRLSSPATARSGNLWAAFGMGIAVIATLFLPGIGNVGWIVAAIAIGA
- a CDS encoding NAD(P) transhydrogenase subunit alpha; translated protein: MSTQLLTEIYVFVLAVFVGFEVISKVPVVLHTPLMSGTNAIHGIVVVGGILVLGNAHHPVEFALGFAAVVFGAMNLAGGFVVTDRMLEMFKGKPRVKK
- a CDS encoding Re/Si-specific NAD(P)(+) transhydrogenase subunit alpha, whose amino-acid sequence is MLTVAIPRETMPGETRVALIPQTVPALVKAGLAVRVEAGAGEAAGFLDSEYREAGASIAATAAETLAGADVVLKVREPQTLPGGGHEADLIREGALLIGFLNPPANAALFERLAARRIIAFALEKLPRISRAQKMDVLSSMSTVAGYKAALLAADALPRFFPLLMTAAGTVAPAKVFVLGAGVAGLQAIATSRRLGAVVSAFDIRPAVREEVQSLGATFVAADQADESHVAAGGYAKELSEEQKTRERELVAKHVQQSDAVITTAVVPGRRAPVLVTAAMVQAMRRGSVIVDLAGESGGNCELTEPGRDVVKHGVMIRSPLNLVAQMPTHASQMYARNVSALLLHLVKDGQLKLDWNDEITRDTCVTRPAEAAASSGAPSAAAAGARS